One window of Pyxicephalus adspersus chromosome 4, UCB_Pads_2.0, whole genome shotgun sequence genomic DNA carries:
- the MINDY4B gene encoding inactive ubiquitin carboxyl-terminal hydrolase MINDY-4B, which translates to MEKQPADRTQKGPDFKQMELEDITSKISALDKWRAIFSSHGLENCRPAIKTIQDNHKGDKENEDRPETSSNKKHATFPGSVLYSIPKELIISSELGGQPITIEMAMELRKILFGNTFQTFTYEWKKSFFKFREAFSNLAYALEAEKGGTRAIQMVVQAHIIKHLLFTKNYQDYGSFNSLSEISQKQQEKALAASLADILWTTGAMNKAIVCLITNESYFSESPNYKTDNFTEKLHLFEFVEKDKLEKFLCAHIYSFKDEGSHGVILFLYSVLFSRTILRIQHDLDYTKNHLLHFCLGNYTVRQAVLNLILTGRASPHVFNGDQILEEQIPEQKLHGVLTRSEVGYLHWNRDEMEQNKLPQVGSMLKTPKYPIWLCNINGTYSVLFGTNTSLLCDWKMEHIFDLYFYSGQLSQTKTARLTVDTHSHPWEGRYKTEEADHEKRFPSLEMTVRTKWEGAAITWNGTLPFF; encoded by the exons ATGGAAAAGCAACCTGCAGACAGAACCCAGAAAGGACCAGACTTTAAACAAATGGAACTAGAAGACATAACCAGCAAAATTTCTGCACTTGATAAGTGGAGAGCTATATTCAGTTCCCACGG GTTGGAGAACTGTAGACCAGCAATAAAG ACTATTCAGGATAACCATAAAGGAGATAAAGAGAATGAAGACAGACCTGAGACCTCAAGCAACAAGAAGCATGCCACTTTTCCTGGCAGTGTATTATATTCTATCCCAAAAGAGCTGATAATCTCTTCAGAACTTGGTGGCCAACCTATAACAATTGAAATGGCAATG GAGCTAAGAAAAATTCTGTTTGGaaacacatttcaaacatttaccTATGAAtggaaaaaatcatttttcaaattCAGAGAAGCGTTTTCCAATCTGGCATATGCGTTGGAAGCAGAGAAG GGTGGAACAAGAGCAATTCAGATGGTGGTACAAGCACACATCATTAAGCACTTGTTGTTTACAAAGAATTATCAAGATTATGGCTCTTTCAACAG tttatctgaAATAAGccaaaaacaacaggaaaaggCCCTGGCAGCATCTCTTGCTGATATCCTTTGGACTACAGGAGCCATGAATAAAGCTATAGTCTGTCTCATCACAAATGAATCCTATTTCTCAGAAAGTCCAAACTACAAAACTGACAATTTTACAGAAAAG cttcaCTTATTTGAATTTGTGGAAAAAGACAAGCTAGAAAAATTCCTTTGTGCCCACATTTATAGT TTCAAAGATGAAGGAAGTCATGGTGTAATATTGTTTCTGTACAGTGTGCTTTTCTCCCGAACAATTTTAAG gattcaGCATGACTTAGACTACACAAAAAACCATCTCTTGCACTTTTGTCTGGGGAACTACACAGTGAGACAG GCTGTGTTAAACCTCATTTTGACGGGAAGAGCAAGCCCTCATGTATTTAATGGGGACCAAATCTTGGAAGAACAGATACCAGAGCAAAAACTTCATGGAGTCTTAACACGCAGTGAAGTAGGCTACTTACACTGGAACAGAGATGAAATGGAACAGAACAAACTTCCCCAG gtgGGAAGCATGCTAAAGACTCCAAAGTATCCTATTTGGCTGTGTAATATAAATGGCACATACAGTGTCCTGTTTGGGACAAACACATCTCTCCTATGTGACTGGAAAATGGAACATATATTTGACCTTTATTTCTACAGTGGACAACTTTCACAGACCAAAACTGCACGTTTGACAGTGG ACACCCACTCACACCCATGGGAAGGACGTTATAAAACAGAAGAGGCTGATCATGAAAAGAGATTTCCTTCTCTAGAGATGACTGTCAGAACCAAATGGGAAGGAGCAGCTATTACCTGGAATGGGACTTTACCATTTTTCTAA